A genome region from Capsicum annuum cultivar UCD-10X-F1 unplaced genomic scaffold, UCD10Xv1.1 ctg5633, whole genome shotgun sequence includes the following:
- the LOC107856257 gene encoding protein LIM1 translates to MTTSTLAMLVLVITFSVSMKGSNGHPCSSTFFSALIQLIPCRQSVIPFSPIPPSEACCASIKALGQPCLCVLVNGPPISGVDRNMALQLPDKCTANFEPCEFTK, encoded by the coding sequence atgaCGACTAGTACTTTAGCAATGCTGGTGTTAGTAATTACGTTCAGTGTGTCGATGAAAGGAAGCAATGGTCATCCTTGTAGTAGCACTTTCTTTTCAGCATTGATTCAGCTGATACCTTGTAGGCAATCAGTCATTCCATTCAGTCCCATTCCACCTAGCGAGGCGTGCTGCGCGTCCATCAAGGCGTTAGGGCAGCCGTGTCTGTGTGTTCTTGTTAATGGCCCTCCTATTTCTGGTGTCGATCGAAACATGGCCTTGCAGCTTCCTGATAAGTGCACTGCCAACTTTGAACCAT